In Salvelinus sp. IW2-2015 linkage group LG3, ASM291031v2, whole genome shotgun sequence, the DNA window ATATTCAtacttttttaaaaccttttatttaactaggcaagtcagttaagaacaaattcttatttacaatgacggcctacttgtaaatccctcccctaacccgaacgacgctgggccaattgtgcgctgccctccACTAATCAGTTGTTGTTTAAGGgaacaattactttttcacacaggggtattgggtgttgcataactttgttttataaagtaaattaaattaaataatgaTCAAAATGTTGTGATTTGTTCACTCAGATTccttttatctaatattaggttttggttgaagatatgCAAACATTCAGTGTCGAAAAAATACACCAACKatagagaaaatcagaaaggggcaaATACTTCTTCAcgacactgtatagggaataggatgccatctgGGACACAGGCCTCCACTCTCGTCTCCCTGTCCTCGGTTTATAATTATTGAGTAGCCTGCCCTGCTAGAGTCTGTCTgctttttgtttattatctggCTTAGCAGAGAGGGTTTGAGCACTTGACTAGAATGACCATTGTTCTTACAGATGACTGAGGATGCTGCTCATGTTCTGGGAGTCACAGTGCCATCACAATAagatggtttcccagacacagattaagcctagtcttggTCTAAGAAGGACTTCCAATAAAGACTAGGTTAAATCTGTATGGGAATCCGTCCATAGGAGTAGCTTCTCAACCCTCTGAGTCCTTCTGCCTGTACAGCCTAACTATACTTCAGACACTTCTATAACAACCTAAACTAACTATAACATGTTCAACTTGTACACAGTGACCCTACGATGGCGTCTGCACTTTGAGTTTGTCACGTCCCGAGAGCTCATGGAACCGCCCACCGTGCTGCAGAACCAATCAGAGGTCACTGTGTGGATGGGGGGCGGAGCATGTTGACGTGGATACGTTCAGTTGGAACCTGCCTATCAAAGTGATCCCCACCAATCCCGCCCTGACGTCCTACGTCTCCCAATTTACAGGGACCAACAGCATCAACATTTGAGCGTGAGGAGTGGAGGGTTATATTTGCACGAATGGTGATGTAATGCAGGCATCAATTTATTGGTGTTTTAACATATTTTGCAGTATGTCCTATGTTTAGGGGATTGCCCTCACTTTAaatttatttgttatattttttatatatagctTAAAGATGACAATGACGACCAATGTAAAATGCTACCGTCTGTCTGTGGGGTCATTTACATTTCTCTATATTTTTATCCCTTCATTCAAAACCCCCAAAAATACAGTCCATTGATTTGTCACtccatttttttgtatttcatattCAAGAGCTTTGTGCTCTACAgttgtattctattgtattttttCATTGTGAACGAAAGACTGTTCAACGATGTGAATCATGAATTCAAAAGTGGATTTCGAGTTTGCCGTGAAGAGACTGCTTTTAACACGCAAATCAACAAAAGTTTCACTGAATGAGAATTTTATTTAGAGGATAACTGAATATAACTGCAATACAGAACAAATACGACAAGAATTGTTATATATTACTATAAGAGTTGATATTTACAGTAGAGCATTACAGGGTGCCATAAATGTGGGATGACATTATGTGGGCTCACCTCTGCATTCCAACGGAGTATAATTTTCTGCTtatggtacagtatattgtaataTTCATGAGGTTTAAATGTTAACAAATTACGGGTCTGCAACATGTGAGAATGGAGCGTTTGAAGTACACAGACAGACGGGTGGAGGGAGGTGATCGTCCGacttcagtggaggctggtgccACTTTAAATCGGAGAACAGGCtccttgtaatggctggaattaaATGAGCCCGTTCTTTGATTtctccctccaccagcctccactgtccgACTGTGATTCTATCCCCGTCTACTCAGCTAGCTGCAAGTAGTGTTCCAGTGAGCCGTGGCTGGGGTCTAGGTTGTTTCCATTCCCAGGTCTGCAGGGCAGGCGGGGGTCAGCGCTCTGAACGAGGGTCATCTTACAGGTCAGAGTGTCCACCCGAACCTCGCACCACCCTGGGAAGTCCACCGGGTGATGCACCCtgtacggagagagagaggggttgttgaGCTGGTAGTCTAAACGTTTTCAATGGCTTGCTTTACACATATGCTTTCTCTGAAAGCATGATGATGACAATATGAATATCCTGAAGTAACAACGCCACATAGATCGTGTAGAACAGCTCTATGCATTTCAGAGCCTGGGGAATATAATTCCTTGcatttattttcaaatcaaaaaacataattatcAGATATTTAGAGAATAAAAAGCGAAATTCCCTTACAAGGACCTCTGCGCCTGGATACAATTTTAATGGCTGTATTGCATTGCAAGCTTCTCCCAGTCATGGCAATGACGTTCCTATTCCCACCGCTGCAAATCTAAATACAACAACCCAGAAAGGCACATTGATCACAGGTGCGTAGTGGACTCACGTCTCGCAGCAGCCGACGCCGACAGGGTGCAGACAGGTACACTGCAGACAGCCGTCCTCCATCCAGGACTCCCCCAGAGAGTAGTGTCTCCCCTCGTACACACACAGCGCTAGGGTAGAGAGAGACCCCACCAAAGGTGTTACCCCAATCATACATAAACCAAGCTTCATTTATCCACAAAACTTCAATTTATAAATCACAACTTTAACATAAACAAGTAATTTAGCAGTCTTCCTGGGCTTGGAAGTGTTGACGATGGACTTTCATTTAAGAAGAACAAACCTGAATTATACCCTGAATCACTGGGAAATAAAAATCTACTCTGAACTTGAAATCCATTCAACAGGCCCAATGCCTTCAGATTAACGCTATACACCCTATCCCAGAGCATGGATTTGCTTACCTTTGGAGTTGAAGTGGCACTGCATAGGAGCCGCAAGGCAGGTGGTCCAGAGCAGTGTCCCAGCCAGGAAGGTCAGTGGCCAGTTTCTCCCAACAATGGAGTCCATCATCACCATGTTCTTCATGTTCTCGTGTTATAGTTCTAGATCTAGTTCTCAGAGTTTTCTGATTCCTCTCATCCACCTCAATTTATACCCCAACATCTTTACGACCGCAGCGTAcagggtggaggtggggttagttAGCTCCATCACGAGGACCGACCAGGGTCGACGCAGGGGTGTGGGGCATGTGGGGTGTCACAGGGTTGGGTTTGGGGGGGCAAGGGGAAAAGTCTGTGTCTTGGCACCGCCTTGGCAATCTGGAGATCAGCACCTCTTCGCTCCAGTGGGCATGACCTCGAAAATGATAGAAACACTGACACATCCTAAAATGACTAAGACTTGGAAGctaagagagaggtgagaggaaggagggaagagagaaagaggagagggagatagaaaggagagaggaaggggaggcctGTGGAGAACCAGTAACAGAGAGAGGAATAAATGGCTAACATGATTTAACTCCATTGATTAAAATCCGAATTCTTTCTGTATTCATTCACATAAGATTTCCCTATTGGGATTGAGGTGAAATATCTTCATTACTATCTTACTAAGGATTCCACCTGAGGAAAAAAGTACCAGTGAGTGACCAGCTGTGTTACCTTTTACTACCAGATGTGTTACTATGTGGTTACTAAGACGTTCTTACGTGCAAACACAGATGCATACTGCAGATGAAGTCAGCGGGCCTACTGCATCCACTGACCCCAGTCTACCTCATTTGGATGAGCTCATGTGTATGATGTCATGGCGTGCAGCCGTGTCTCCAATCTGTGACCTCATGCGGGCCCTGTCcaacagcagtcagtcagtctgcaAGGCAGGTGGCAGGTATGCATTTGWAGGCTTTTATACAACCAGTCTTCAATTTAGGATGAAATGTGTCATGATTTTAGGGTGACAGCCTGGTCTCTGGAATGTCAAATGGAAAAGGATGGAGATTCTCTCACTCTCATGTCACCAATTAACTGCTCGTCCATGAAGACACTAATGGGTGTGACACAAATTCCTTTGTTTTAAGAGGGTTTTCCTACTCAGCACCACTTCAAATGGCGTCAATCAAAGGGTGGGAATCCGTCAGCATCTGTCATCGTCTTATTGTATAGGACCCTTAGGTTCTGGGAGGGGAGAATATTTAGTGCTGTACTTTTGAGCAGGCAGAGCCATATAGGCCCTgctcaaacgtagtgcactatatagggaatagggtgccatttgggactcacacaTAATGTGCACAGGGTACTGAGGTGACAAGGTCCCAGAGTCGAGGCATGTTCCTCCTCAGACTGTGACAAGTCAAGCTGTGGAGCTGGAGACAGGGGCAACtttgtcatacacacacacactgagtcacaCCAATACAGGACCAGAGCACGTCAGGGCCCTGCTGTCAGCAGCACCCATAGCTGACGAGGGAGACCTATCAACACCCYCCAGACTTCTGTGGGGGTAGGAGGGAACACGGGCGTAAAACACAAATTGTGAGGCCCGCGGGGTCCATTGTGAAAAACATGTTCCCTCATCACAGGTTTTTCCCTATGATCTCTGTTTGTCTGCAGATTGACAGCAAAAGTGGAAGGAGATGAGCTAATATTTTGTTCTAGCTCAGGGAGTGTTAACTTGCTACCTCGGATAGAACAACTCTACCTGGCCAAATCCCAAACAAACCCTCCCTTTCTAGGGTTTGACTCTCTCCACAAGAGAGACTGAGCTGACTCAAACAtacaatttagtcatttagcagactctcttatgcagagtaacttacaggagcaattacggttaggtgccttgctcaagggcacatcgccagatttttcacctagttggctcagggatttgaaccagcgacctttcggttactggcccaacactcttaaaccTGCTGCCATCACCCCAacacaagacaataaccccacaAGGAGATGTGGAGAGCAAGGGATGCAGTTTAATTTAAGCACTGTGCTAGTATGATGGCATGGCATGTGATCCAACCCGAAGACCAACGAACAGGGTCACGTATACACAAttcaaagtaaaacatttaatttgcaaATAGATGTGTTGCAGATCTATAATGGAACTCAAATCCCATAcatcctaggccgtcattgaaaataagaatttgttcttaactgacttgcctagttaaataaaggtaaaaaaaaWWAWaataataataattaaataaatgtacTTCTGTTGACTATCCCTTTAAGATTACATGGTAAACCCCGCCTCCAATGTTCCCATCCAGGAAGTAAGTGAACTATCAGACCAGCTAAATCCACATTTGAAAACAACGATTGGCAACACACCCGCTCATTGACAGTGACTTAGAGATTGATTAAGTTTTCCTGATATCAGCTTCAGACTGTTGTGCTCACAAAAAAACATAATCAAGTCCGAAAATAAATGTGTCGCTATAATGTCATTATCGTGAATCGAAGCGATAAAAGTTGACATTTCGATCGGACTGATGGTCTGTAAACTGACTGTATTTCAGCATTTTTGCAAGCCAACTGGAGAAACTATTGTTTGTGCGCTACCAAGGGGATTTTTACACTCAGGCCTTCCAAGCTAGCCCACGGTCAGgaaaggctagctagctacaatccaATTTGCCTCTGCGAATTTATGAGTAACGTTCGCTAGCTTTTTACTTGTATGTGTTAAATAAGATGGACACAGACAAGTTTAACTATGTCTACAGTTGTGACTTGGACATTAATGTTCAACTGAAAATGTAAGTATTTTGTTACCTTGGGCTACTTATGGGCCATACTGTACAAGTAGCAAGTTAACTatctagctcgctcattaaatGTTTTGCATGCTCTTttaggttttaggctgggtctcAGAAGAACGTTGACATCAtctgtaaaaagggctttataaatacatgtgattgattgatgtcAACAATAAACAATATCAGTCTATAGCTGGCTACCTAGgtcttattatacctcagtgacCTAGCTAGCCTACTTATGTCTATAACTGCGTACTATTAAATGATAGCATGTTGACATCAATTACAATGCACCTCAAGTCTCTAATGTTGTCTACTACCACTTTACATGCATGAAAAATGATTGCAACACTTGTCCCAAAAGTATCCCGTTACATTACTAGCTACCTAGCTGACGTTAGTTGTTTGTCTTCTATTTACCTTAGCGAGCATGGCAACACCATGACTCAACCGTTATCACGGCTCCATAACGTGCCCGGTGAGGGCTCTTATTTGGGAACACGGAAAATCCGCTTTTTGTTGACATCATGCACATTCCAACCGCTCATCTACCTCGCGCTCCTCTCGTGACGTCACTTAACGAGCTAGGCTCCGCTGTGGTGGCCAGTAAATAACGTTCATAATTCTCAACAAACCGTGCAGTGTAGCGCTTCCCGTTAGGCCGTTACACACTGGAATAATAGGGTGATGCGTTTTGTCACAATTTGTCAGGGGACTGTTAACGTTCTCAACACAGCAGAATGTACAAAGATATGTTCCGGGATATGCCCTGTCATTTAGCCTAGTGGCAATACAACTAATTTAGCCAAATGTGAACACACTTGCAGGTGATCATAGATCTGTTGACCTCCAGAGTGTTGATCTACACTCTTTTGTCTAGATTTTAGAACTTTGGCTGAGCAGAGTGGCTAAGAATACTGCTTCTGAAAGGGAAGGATGACAAGTGACTGTGGTGGTGTCAAACtacttccctctgtctgtctcacatgatCTCCTGCctgtacccccccctcccccattcagaggcagtttggagggCAAGCGGGAGCAGAAGAGCTACAAGGCCCTGCTGCAGGATCCAATGTTGCGGTTCTCTGGCCTCTACCAGGAGAACTGCTCAGACCTCTATGTTACCTGTCAGGTGTTCGCAGAGGGCAAGCCCCTGGCGCTGCCCGTACGCACCTCCTACAAGGCCTTCAGTACACGCTGGAAGTGAGTGACacccaggctgtgtcccaaatcctattccttacatagtgcactacttttgaccaggttggtgcacaatatagggaatagggtgccatttggagcaaCCGTAATCAACTCTTTGACCTGGTTGGTCTTTGTATCTCACATTGTAGTCCCATCTCACtataatatatacaaaataatatagtCCTTGTGAACTGTTCTgtaagctttctctctctctccctctcttcctgtctctcctccctatcacctctctctcgctctctctctccccccttcctcttcccccttCCCCAGCTGGAATGAGTGGCTGAAGCTGCCAGTGAAGTACCCAGACCTGCCCCAGAGTGCCCAGGTGGCCCTTACTGTGTGGGATGTGTACGGACCGGGCCGAGCCACCCCTGTGGGGGGAACCACCGTCACCCTCTTCGGCAAATATGGGTGAGTCCAAGTCCATCTCAGCAAATATatgtccatatactgtatattactgtactatgGAAYggaattggaatttcagtatactttctgaattgaaatggaattgaccccaaccctagcTGACTGTATATGGAAGAAGTATGTGGCTATTATTGGGGTGGGGGACAACTCCGAAAGCAAACCAGAACATTGACTGATGCCATCTCCcgtcccctctccatctccccttcttctctctcaggATGTTCCGGCAGGGCATGCATGACCTGAAGGTGTGGCCGGGGGTGGAGGGGGACGGAGGGGAGCCCACCAGCACCCCAGGGAGGACCAGCAGCAGTCTGGCAGAGGACCAGATGGGGCGACTGGCCAAGGTAAGCACAGGGTCCGGGGTCCCCTGGAGTTTGGGGTTTGTTTGGGCTTGTGTGTTTGACGGCGGAGAGAGTGTGTGATGTACTCCTGTGAAAGGACCAGTCTAAATCACTGTCTATTCCAGGCCCCTGACCTGGAGTTTCTCAGTGATGTGAGTACTAGGGgttggaaggaggggagagggggtcaGAATGCTGGatgtgtgtgtaggcctgtgtgtgtaggcctgtttgtgtctatttctttgttaGTGCACATATTAGGCCCTATAGCTACTTCTtgctgaatttgtgtgtgtgtgtgtgtgtgtggcttgttaATGTTTGTTAGGAATATGGTGCATCAAACACCCCTGCCATTTTACCAGAGAAACAACTAAGAAGCACCACCTTTGTATAATGCATATAATTAAAATCAGGGTTTCCTAAACCCGGTGCTCGGGAGCCCAAGAGGTGCATGCTTTGGGTTTTGCCGTAACACTACACAGcttattcaaatgatcaaagcttgatgattagttgattatttgaatcagctgtgtagtgctagggcaaaaaccaaaacgtgcaccccttggggaaCTGTAGGACCGAGTTTTGGAAACCCCGATTTAAATCTTGCACTAATGTGTCATTAGCCTTTGGTGTGTTGGTTTTCATTTTGTAGTAATTTACTAAGAATTAGACCCACTGACCATTTTATCAAGCTGAAGTCAAAATTAAAGGGATTAATGGTGCCCCATGGGTGTGTTGACTGGCTGTAAATACTGGAAACTGTCTGTACCAAGTTCAGAGTGAGCTCTAATAGCCCTGGCGAATGGTGTGCTTGTGTGCCACTGTCACCCACACTGACTGAGCGGATTGGCTGCTGAGTGTGTGTTCAGTGCTTCCTTTGCACTGGATTGGCCACTGGCACCAAGCTGCGCTCTGATTGGCCGAGCTAGCTTTCTGCACATCTCTGCTCCACCTCTATTGCATCCTTTATTCCTAACCTCtcaatctctcctcctctttctttccctccctccatccatccctctttctttctctccttctagcTGACCAAGGCCCACCGGCAGGGTCACATGGTGAAGGTAGACTGGTTGGACCGCCTGACcttcagagagatagagatgatcAACGAGGTGAGTTAGTAGAGGATCTGGGATCCGTTTTAAAATCGTTGACGCCTTATACTGTAAACTATACACACTTACAATCACCTgaacgtacgtacatatcccaaccggatgccatggattacaggcaacatctgcatcgagctaaaggctagagctgccgctttcaaggagtgggagactaatccggacgcttataagaaatcctgctatgccctcagacgaaccatcaaacaagcaaagcgtcaatacaggattaagattgaatcKtactacaccggctctgacgctcgtcggatgtggcagggtttgaaaactattacggactacaaaagggaaacccagacacgagcttcccagtgatgcgatcctaccagacgagctaaatgccttttatgctcgcttcgaagcaagcaacacttaagcatgcacgagagcaccagctgttctggatgactgtgtgataacgctatCGGTAGCAGaagtgaacaaaacctttaaacaggtcaacattcacaaagccgctgggccagacagattaccaagaggtgtactcaaagcatgcgcgaaccaactgtcaagtgtcttcactgacattttcaacctctccctgatggAGTCTGTAATgcctatatgtttcaagcagaccaccgtagtccctgtgcccaaagaagtgaaggtaacctgcccaaatgattaccgccccgtagcactcacttcagtagccatgaagtgctttgaaaggctgcttatggctcacatcaacagcatcctcccggacaccctagacccactccaattcgcataccgcctcaacagatccacagatgacgtcatctcaatcgcactccacactcccctttcccacctggacaaaaggaacacctatgtgagaatgctgttcattgactacagctcagcattcaacaccatagtgccaacgaagctcatcactaagctaaagactctgggactaaacacctccctctgcaactgaatcctggaattcctgacgggccgcccccagatggtaagagtaggcaacatgtctgccacgttgatccttaacactggggcccctcaggggtgcgtacttagtcccctcctgtactccctgttcacccacgactgcgtggccaaatacgaccccaacaacatcattaagtttgctgacgacacaacggtggtaggcttgagaggtcagagaactggcagtgtggtgccaggacaacaacctctcccgcaatgtgagcaagacaaaggagctgatcgtggactacaggaaaaggcgggccgaacaggcccccattaacatcgaactatcatggtccaaacatgccaagacagtcgtgaagagggcacgacaaaaccttttcccgctcaggagactgaaaggatttgtcatgggtccccagatcctcaaaaggttctacagctgcaccatcgagagcatcctgaccggtggcattaccgcctgatatggcaactgctcggcatctgatagtaaggcgctacagagggtagtgcatacggcccagtacatcactggggccaagctgccttccatccaggacctatataataggtggtgtcagggaaagcccaagtcatagactgttttctctgcgaccgcacggcaagcggtaccagagcaccaagtctaggaccaaaaggctcctcaacagcttctacccccaagccataagactgctgaacatttaataaaatcgccccccggactatttacattgaccccccccccttttgtacacgctgtttattatctatgcatagtcacttcacccctacctacatgtacaaatgacctcaactaacctgtacccctgtatatagccttgttattcttattgtgtactttttattattcttttttactttagtctatttggtaaatattttcttaactctttttgaactgcactgttggttaagggcttgtaagtaagcatttcacagtaagcagtaatacctgttgtattcggcgcatgtgacaa includes these proteins:
- the LOC111953024 gene encoding prostate-associated microseminoprotein, yielding MKNMVMMDSIVGRNWPLTFLAGTLLWTTCLAAPMQCHFNSKALCVYEGRHYSLGESWMEDGCLQCTCLHPVGVGCCETVHHPVDFPGWCEVRVDTLTCKMTLVQSADPRLPCRPGNGNNLDPSHGSLEHYLQLAE